The Bdellovibrionales bacterium region GAGCTGAAAAGGACGGGTTTAAAAAGCATCGAAGGTCAACTTTACGTCGATGATTATCTGTATGAGCAAAATCGGTACTCAGAGGGTCGTCAAGACACTCGCGTCGATCGAGCCTACGATGCACCGATCGGGGCTTTGTCGTTCAACTGGAATTCGGTCAATGTCTACGTGCGACCCGGCGAGGGAGTGCCAAATCTTTTTGCCGACCCCGAGAACGATTACGTTCAAGTGGTCAATAAAGCCAAAATGGGTGGAAAGACCAATTTGAGTGTGGAACGAAAAACTCAAGGGGGGAAAGATGTCATCTCCGTCCATGGAACCATGGCTCCCAAAGATTCAGAGCAAGTGGTTTACAAAAGTGTGACTCAGCCTGAATACTGGGCTGGATCCAACTTTAAGTCTTTCCTCAATCAACAAGGTATTTCCTATAGCGGCGATGTGAAGAAGAAGAAAACTCCAATCACTGCGGAAGTCTTGGTCTCATTTAAGAGCAAGCCGCTTCGTGAGATCATCGCGGATATGAACAAATTCTCAAATAACTATGTGGCCGAAATGCTGACGATCGCAATGGCCGAAGATCGTCCAGCGACCTTAAATAAAGGACTGGAAAAAATTCATAAATGGCTGTTGAAGATGGGTTGGGTTTCTAAAAACTTTGTTTTTGTAAATCCGGCAGGATTTTCTAATCAGAATCAGATTCGACCTCAGGATTTGGGTGAACTCTTAGTTCGTCTTCAGAAAAAGTTTGCGTCGTCTCCCGAATTTTTAGCGTCCTTGCCGATCTCGGGAGTGGATGGAACTCTCAAGCGACGCCTTCAGGATATGAAGCTTCGCGTTCGAGCCAAAACAGGACTTCTTAATGGGAAAATTGGGCTTGCCGGTTATGCGGAAAAAGAAGATAAGATTTATACATTTGTATTTATCTTTAACGGGCCCACAAGCCAAGAGGCCGAAGCCAAGACGTTATTCGATAATCTCTTAAGAAAATTATGATCGAGGTTTTATGCAGTTTTTGAAAATGGGGGGAGTAGTTCTACTCCTCTGGGCCGTCGCATGTTCGCAAGTCGCCTGTTCACAAATAGAAAAGCAGGAACAGATTCCCGAGGCTCCCGTCCCCAAGGCTAAAAAAATACATCATACTTTTAAAGAACACGGTGATCTTCGAGAGGATCCGTACTTCTGGATGAAAAATAGGGAATCTAAAGAGGTCCTTAAATACATCGAGGAGGAGAATAATTACTCACGATCCATTTTGGAAAAGTCGAAGTATATTCAGAGCGAAGTCGCTCAAG contains the following coding sequences:
- the dacB gene encoding D-alanyl-D-alanine carboxypeptidase/D-alanyl-D-alanine-endopeptidase, translated to ELKRTGLKSIEGQLYVDDYLYEQNRYSEGRQDTRVDRAYDAPIGALSFNWNSVNVYVRPGEGVPNLFADPENDYVQVVNKAKMGGKTNLSVERKTQGGKDVISVHGTMAPKDSEQVVYKSVTQPEYWAGSNFKSFLNQQGISYSGDVKKKKTPITAEVLVSFKSKPLREIIADMNKFSNNYVAEMLTIAMAEDRPATLNKGLEKIHKWLLKMGWVSKNFVFVNPAGFSNQNQIRPQDLGELLVRLQKKFASSPEFLASLPISGVDGTLKRRLQDMKLRVRAKTGLLNGKIGLAGYAEKEDKIYTFVFIFNGPTSQEAEAKTLFDNLLRKL